The Bradyrhizobium oligotrophicum S58 genome contains the following window.
AGGGCAGGCCCATGAACGACAGGCGCGAACCATCGGTGCCGCCGCGGATCGAGGTGCGCACCGGCGTCAGCCCGGCGCGTCGGATCGCGTCCTCGGCATAGGTCACGATCTCCGGATGGAGGTCGATGACCTCCTTCATGTTACGGTACTGCGCCTTGACCTGCATCTGGTAGCTGGAGCGCGGATAGTCCTTCATGACGTCCCGGACGATGTCTTCGAGCAGCGCCTCCTTCTGCCGCAAGCCCTGTTCGCTGAAATCGCGCACGATGAAATCGAGCCGGGCCTGCTCCAGCGTGCCGGACATCCCGACCGGATGCAGAAAGCCTTCCTTGCCCTCGGTCGTTTCCGGCGAGCAGGTGTCCTTGGGCAGTCGCTCCACGATGGCAGAGGCGATCTTGATCGCGTGCTCCATCTTGCCCTTGGCGAAACCGGGATGGGCGCTGACACCGGTGATGGTGATGGTGGCGCCGTCCGCAGAGAAGGTCTCGTCCTCGATATTCCCGGCGGTCTCGCCGTCCATGGTGTAGCCGTAGTCGGCGCCGAGCTTCTTCATGTCGACGCGGTCGACGCCGCGGCCGATCTCCTCGTCGGGCGTGAACAGGATCTTGATCGTGCCGTGCTTGATCTGCGGGTTGTTCACCAGGACCTGCGCGGCGTCCATGATCTCGGCGATGCCGGCCTTGTTGTCGGCGCCGAGCAATGTGGTGCCGTCCGAGGTGACGATGTCATTGCCGATCTGGTCGTTGAGCGCCGGATGCTCGGCCGGACGGATCACCTGTGCCGGATCGCCCGGCAGGACGATATCGCCGCCCTGGTAGTTGTGCACGATCTGCGGCTTCACGCCGGCGCCGGAGCAGTCCGGGGACGTATCCATGTGCGAGCAGAAGCAGATCACCGGCACCTTTTTATCGGTGGTCGCCGGGATGGTCGCATAGACATAGCCATGCTCGTCCAGATGAACATCCGCCAGCCCCATCGCCTGCAGCTCGGCGGCGAGCAGGCGGCCAAGATCCTTCTGCTTCATGGTCGAAGGGCAGGTTGGCGAGGTCGCGTCCGACTGGGTGTCGATCACGACATAGCGCAGGAAGCGCTCGGTCACGGAATGGGTGAAGCTGGGAAGACTGTCGGACATGGGCACCACAAGGAGGATGGAGGAGCATATTACCGCTGATTGGGGGAGTTAATATATCAGAGTGGGGCCGCCGATGGTGAGATTGGCGGATGGCGAGATTGGATAAGACGGCATCCGAGTCCCTCGGTGGTGTGAAGTGCAATTTTCGGCTGGCCCTGATGATGGGCACGGCTCGCCGCAGCCGCATTACGACCGGCCGCGCGACGGTGACCTGGGGGGAATCCCGAGCCCGACGATTCCGACCTTATCGTCCTCGCGCAGATGCCAGGCGATTCGTGCATCGGTCGCCAGGATCTCCTCTATCTGCTTCTCGGCAGCCCGTTGGCGGCGGCCAGACGCCTCGAAGTGACGGCGATCGGACGGCTCGCCCGTTTTGCCATGCCCGGCCTCCTGGCTGATGATTTTGCGGCTCACCGTGGCAGGGGCGGCCAGGCCCATGGCCGGCGGCCTCCCGAACGAAACGGCTGAAACCTCCACTTGGCTGATCGTGACGCAGACATTCGAGAGGGTCTCGGTCCTTCCAAGCCGGACGACCCCTGCCGGACCCTTTCTTCGGGGCTCGGCAAGGACTTCCCACAGCTACGGGTTCATTGTCCTTGACTTCGAAACATCGCCCCTTTAAGTCGCACTCCTCCGCGGGATTTCGCGATCACGCGGGAGTAGCTCAGTTGGTTAGAGCGCCGGCCTGTCACGCCGGAGGTCGCGGGTTCGAGCCCCGTCTCTCGCGCCATTTTCGATGGCTTAGCATTCAATTTGATCTGTCCGCGCCGGGCTCCTGGGCCGCGCTGCGACGTCTCCTGATCCCGATCGTCTCTCCCTGCTGCACCGCGTATCCCGTGACGATGATCATCGTCTGCGATCAGCCATTAGAAAAGGCCGCCGATAGGGCGGCCTGGCGCAACGGTTGGGATCGGCGGGGATGGTTGGCTCAGCGAACCATCGAGCCGTTGGAACTGGTCACGGCCACCGGCTTGCCGGCCTTCACGACGTGAGCGGCGGTCTGATCGTAGTCGACATTGGTGCGGGCCGCGATCCCGAAGGCGGTTACGGCGATGCCTGCGACAATGGCCACGATCACGATCTTGAGGTGGGTCGAACGATCTGCGGAATGGAGCGAGTGGTTCATGTCAGCCTCCCGGCGTCTCAGAGCGCCACTTTGTTGCCGGAATGTGTACCTCCGCTTTGTTTCGATCCCGTTTCTTCGTTTCCTCAAAATGGTTTCATTGGTTGCAGCGCTCATTGCAGCAATCGGGAGTATGCGCGCCGGGACATTCCGCCGGCATTGGGCGGCATGGCCATCGGCCCGCCGGTCCGGCTCCGGGCACCGGCCTCGAGCCGCCGGCGGTCTTGATTCGGCTGCGTCTCGCGACCATCTAGCTCGGTAGCGGAAGCGGACAGGGCCATAGCTCATTGGCGAGAGATCGATCGCCGCTCCGTCATCCGTCTTCGACCATCTCCGGCCTGCGCACAACGCCGTGCGTGCTCGCGCGATTGCTGACCACGTCAGCATCCGTGAAGGCCACGCGCGACACCGTATTGCTGCGGGTCTGCGATGCGAGAGGTGCGCGCGTGTTTCGGTGGCCGCCATTCCCTGTGTGTCCGGGTTTCCGCAATGTGGGGAGGGCTGTCGGGCGGAAGACGGCTTGTCTTGCGCGGCTTGGTGCGCTGCGCTAAGGCTTCGACCAATTCCAATGCAACGAGTCTGTGGTTTGCACCGAAACCGCAGAGGAAAGTGGCGCCGATGACCGGCATCCTCCAGAACTATCTCCCCCTCGTCGTGTTCATAGGTGTCGCAGCCATCATCGGGGTGGTGCTCCTGATCGCCCCCTTCGTGGTCGCCTACCAGCAGCCCGATCCCGAGAAGCTCTCCGCGTACGAATGCGGCTTCAACGCGTTCGACGACGCCCGCATGAAGTTCGACGTCCGCTTCTATCTGGTTGCCATCCTTTTCATCATCTTCGACCTCGAAGTCGCCTTCCTGTTCCCCTGGGCAGTCGCATTCGGCAAGCTCGGTGCGGCCGGCTTCTGGTCGATGCTGGTGTTCCTGGCCGTGCTGACGGTCGGGTTTGCCTACGAATGGAAGAAAGGCGCGCTTGAATGGGATTGAGCCCGACCACGTCCTCGACCGGGCCGGCGATCGCTCCGGCCCCGAAGGGCATTCTCGATCCCGCGACCGGCAGGCCGATCGGTGCCAACGACCCGTATTTCCTCGAGGTCAGGCACGAATTGTCGGACAAGGGATTTTTCGTTGCCACCGCTGACGATCTCATCACCTGGGCCCGGACCGGCTCGCTGATGTGGATGACGTTCGGCTTGGCCTGCTGCGCCGTCGAGATGATGCAGGTCTCGATGCCGCGCTACGACGTCGAGCGTTTCGGCTTCGCGCCACGCGCCTCGCCGCGGCAGTCCGACGTGATGATCGTCGCAGGCACCCTGACCAACAAGATGGCCCCGGCGCTGCGCAAGGTCTATGACCAGATGCCGGAGCCGCGCTACGTCATCTCGATGGGCTCCTGCGCCAATGGCGGCGGCTACTACCATTATTCCTATTCGGTGGTCCGTGGCTGCGATCGCATCGTTCCCATCGATATCTACGTGCCCGGCTGTCCGCCGACCGCCGAAGCGCTGCTGTACGGTGTTCTGCTGCTGCAGAAGAAGATCCGGCGCACCGGCACCATCGAACGCTGAAGGTTTTATCGCATGGACGACGGCAGGCTCGACGCCCTTGGGCAGACGATCGTGAGCGCGCTTCCGGGCGCGGCGATCGGGCATTCGGTTGCTTTCAATCAGCTCACGGTGAACGTGGAGCCCGGCCGGATCGTCGAGGTCGTGAAATATCTGCGTGACGACCCGGGCTGCCGGTTCATCAACTTCACCGACATCACGGCAGTGGACTATCCGGAGCGCGCCAAGCGCTTCGAGGTCGTCTACCACTTCCTGTCGCCGACCCTGAACACCCGCATCCGGCTCAAGGCGGAGGCCGACGAGACCACGCAGGTGCCGTCGATCATCGACGTGTTTCCCGGTGCCGACTGGTTCGAGCGCGAGGCCTATGACCTCTACGGCGTGATCTTCGTCGGCCATCCCGACATGCGCCGGCTCCTCACCGACTACGGCTTCGACGGCCATCCGCTGCGCAAGGACTTCCCGACCACCGGCTTCGTCGAGGTGCGCTACGACGACCAGGAGAAGCGGGTGATCTACGAGCCTGTGAGGCTCAACCAGGAATTCCGCAAGTTCGATTTCTTGTCGCCCTGGGAAGGCGCGGACTATCCGCTGCCGGGCGACGAGAAAGCGAACAAGTGAGTGGGAGCGCGAGCATGAACGAGCAGAGCCCCGCACTTCGCAACTTCACGATCAACTTTGGCCCGCAGCATCCAGCGGCGCACGGCGTGCTGCGCCTGGTGCTCGAGCTCGACGGCGAGGTGGTCGAGCGGGTCGATCCGCATATCGGCCTCCTGCATCGCGGCACCGAGAAGCTGATCGAGACCAAGACCTACCTGCAGGCGATTCCCTATTTCGATCGGCTCGACTACGTCGCGCCGATGAACCAGGAGCACGCCTTCTGCCTCGCGGCGGAGAAGCTGCTCGGCATCGAGGTGCCGCGCCGCGGCCAGCTGGTCCGCGTGCTCTATTGCGAGATCGGTCGTATCCTGTCGCATCTCCTCAACGTCACCACGCAGGCGATGGACGTTGGCGCGCTGACCCCGCCGCTGTGGGGCTTCGAGGAGCGCGAGAAGCTGATGGTGTTCTATGAGCGCGCCTCGGGCTCGCGCATGCACGCCGCCTTCTTCCGCATCGGCGGCGTGCACCAGGATCTGCCGCCAAAGCTGATCGACGACATCGACGCCTGGTGCGATCCGTTCCTCAAGGTGGTCGACGATCTCGACCGGCTGCTGACCGCCAACCGCATCTTCAAGCAGCGCAACGTCGATATCGGCGTCGTCACCCTGAAGCAGGCGTGGGAGTGGGGCTTCTCCGGCGTCATGGTTCGCGGCTCGGGTGCGGCCTGGGACCTGCGCAAGTCGCAGCCTTATGAATGCTATGCCGAGATGGATTTCGACATTCCGATCGGCAAGAACGGCGACTGCTACGACCGTTATCTGATCCGCATGGAAGAGATGCGCCAGTCCGTGCGCATCATGAAGCAGTGCATCCAAAAGCTGCGGGCGCCGGACGGGCAGGGCCCGGTCGTTGTCGCCGACAACAAGATCGCGCCGCCGCGTCGTGGCGAGATGAAGCGCTCGATGGAAGCGCTGATCCATCACTTCAAGCTCTACACCGAGGGCGTTCACGTCCCGGCCGGCGAGGTCTATGTCGCGGTCGAGGCCCCGAAGGGCGAGTTCGGCGTGTATCTCGTCGCCGATGGCAGCAACAAGCCCTATAAGTGCAAGATCCGCGCACCTGGCTTTGCGCATCTGCAGGCGATGGATTTCCTCTGCCGGGGCCACCTGCTGGCCGACGTCTCGGCCATTCTCGGCTCGCTCG
Protein-coding sequences here:
- the pepT gene encoding peptidase T, translating into MSDSLPSFTHSVTERFLRYVVIDTQSDATSPTCPSTMKQKDLGRLLAAELQAMGLADVHLDEHGYVYATIPATTDKKVPVICFCSHMDTSPDCSGAGVKPQIVHNYQGGDIVLPGDPAQVIRPAEHPALNDQIGNDIVTSDGTTLLGADNKAGIAEIMDAAQVLVNNPQIKHGTIKILFTPDEEIGRGVDRVDMKKLGADYGYTMDGETAGNIEDETFSADGATITITGVSAHPGFAKGKMEHAIKIASAIVERLPKDTCSPETTEGKEGFLHPVGMSGTLEQARLDFIVRDFSEQGLRQKEALLEDIVRDVMKDYPRSSYQMQVKAQYRNMKEVIDLHPEIVTYAEDAIRRAGLTPVRTSIRGGTDGSRLSFMGLPCPNIFAGEHAFHSRLEWVSVRDMEKAVQTIVHLAMIWEERA
- a CDS encoding NADH-quinone oxidoreductase subunit A; the protein is MTGILQNYLPLVVFIGVAAIIGVVLLIAPFVVAYQQPDPEKLSAYECGFNAFDDARMKFDVRFYLVAILFIIFDLEVAFLFPWAVAFGKLGAAGFWSMLVFLAVLTVGFAYEWKKGALEWD
- a CDS encoding NADH-quinone oxidoreductase subunit C; this translates as MDDGRLDALGQTIVSALPGAAIGHSVAFNQLTVNVEPGRIVEVVKYLRDDPGCRFINFTDITAVDYPERAKRFEVVYHFLSPTLNTRIRLKAEADETTQVPSIIDVFPGADWFEREAYDLYGVIFVGHPDMRRLLTDYGFDGHPLRKDFPTTGFVEVRYDDQEKRVIYEPVRLNQEFRKFDFLSPWEGADYPLPGDEKANK
- a CDS encoding NuoB/complex I 20 kDa subunit family protein, with the protein product MSPTTSSTGPAIAPAPKGILDPATGRPIGANDPYFLEVRHELSDKGFFVATADDLITWARTGSLMWMTFGLACCAVEMMQVSMPRYDVERFGFAPRASPRQSDVMIVAGTLTNKMAPALRKVYDQMPEPRYVISMGSCANGGGYYHYSYSVVRGCDRIVPIDIYVPGCPPTAEALLYGVLLLQKKIRRTGTIER
- a CDS encoding NADH-quinone oxidoreductase subunit D → MNEQSPALRNFTINFGPQHPAAHGVLRLVLELDGEVVERVDPHIGLLHRGTEKLIETKTYLQAIPYFDRLDYVAPMNQEHAFCLAAEKLLGIEVPRRGQLVRVLYCEIGRILSHLLNVTTQAMDVGALTPPLWGFEEREKLMVFYERASGSRMHAAFFRIGGVHQDLPPKLIDDIDAWCDPFLKVVDDLDRLLTANRIFKQRNVDIGVVTLKQAWEWGFSGVMVRGSGAAWDLRKSQPYECYAEMDFDIPIGKNGDCYDRYLIRMEEMRQSVRIMKQCIQKLRAPDGQGPVVVADNKIAPPRRGEMKRSMEALIHHFKLYTEGVHVPAGEVYVAVEAPKGEFGVYLVADGSNKPYKCKIRAPGFAHLQAMDFLCRGHLLADVSAILGSLDIVFGEVDR